One genomic segment of Drosophila melanogaster chromosome 3L includes these proteins:
- the CG5665 gene encoding uncharacterized protein, isoform B, with the protein MRILCGIVILLRLGALGDIAVDEEGRLTRSWWDAVPRLLTDIATIKANILTAAPLELASNIIDAVCSSTLFMDRIPAQITPDIRKMHFQYMTPCQNYSVPLLEASKLWKHSRFSKGRKVVILATGWTNTVNESSAISMISKAFMCRGDVNFVIVDAADYVDTFYAWSALNTDLIGEHIGVGLTHLIELTPLRNIHLIGHSLGAHIMGTAGRTFKKLTGKLIPRITGLDPAKPCFRREKILPGLTRGDAKLVDIIHTNIGILAKRGPLGDVDFYPGGAHPIQPGCLTIGCSHTRAVEYFAESAYPHQEKNFMGKKCASWDELRKRDCSAGIVSPMGYRMNPQARGIYYVDVNGWPPYGRNSENTVDPRLKTCYLCRR; encoded by the exons ATGAGGATTCTGTGTGGCATTGTTATCCTATTACGCCTCGGAGCATTGGGAGATATAGCTGTTGACGAAGAGGGAAGGTTGACGCGAAGCTGGTGGGATGCAGTGCCTAGACTTTTAACTGACATCGCCACCATTAAGGCGAACATACTCACAGCTGCTCCACTTGAATTGGCTTCCAACATAATTGATGCTGTGT GTTCTTCCACCCTCTTTATGGACAGAATCCCTGCGCAAATCACTCCGGACATAAGGAAGATGCATTTTCAGTACATGACGCCGTGCCAGAACTACAGTGTGCCCCTGCTGGAGGCCTCGAAGCTGTGGAAGCACTCTCGATTCAGCAAGGGACGTAAGGTGGTAATTCTGGCCACCGGATGGACCAACACCGTAAACGAATCCTCGGCCATTTCGATGATCTCTAAGGCATTCATGTGTCGTGGCGATGTGAATTTTGTG ATTGTAGATGCGGCTGACTATGTGGACACCTTCTACGCGTGGTCGGCGCTGAACACGGATTTAATTGGAGAGCATATTGGAGTTGGTCTGACCCACCTTATAGAGCTGACCCCACTTCGAAATATTCACTTGATTG GACATTCACTAGGAGCTCACATTATGGGCACTGCTGGTCGGACTTTTAAGAAGCTTACCGGAAAACTTATACCCAGGATAACTGGCTTGGATCCGGCCAAGCCATGTTTCAGGCGGGAAAAGATTCTGCCAGGATTGACGCGTGGCGATGCCAAGCTAGTGGACATAATCCACACCAACATTGGTATTTTGGCCAAGCGTGGACCCCTCGGTGATGTGGACTTCTATCCCGGCGGAGCACATCCCATCCAGCCAGGCTGCCTAACCATCGGATGCTCTCATACCCGAGCCGTTGAGTATTTCGCCGAGAGTGCATATCCACACCAAGAGAAGAACTTTATGGGCAAGAAGTGCGCTTCTTGGGATGAGCTAAGAAAACGGGATTGTTCTGCTGGCATAGTTTCCCCGATGGGCTATCGAATGAATCCCCAAGCCAGGGGCATCTACTACGTAGATGTCAATGGCTGGCCCCCTTACGGCCGAAACTCGGAGAACACTGTTGATCCTAGGCTTAAAACGTGCTACTTGTGCCGGAGGTGA
- the CG5665 gene encoding uncharacterized protein, isoform C — MRILCGIVILLRLGALGDIAVDEEGRLTRSWWDAVPRLLTDIATIKANILTAAPLELASNIIDAVCSSTLFMDRIPAQITPDIRKMHFQYMTPCQNYSVPLLEASKLWKHSRFSKGRKVVILATGWTNTVNESSAISMISKAFMCRGDVNFVIVDAADYVDTFYAWSALNTDLIGEHIGVGLTHLIELTPLRNIHLIGGFIKESFVSINSGSDFFVGHSLGAHIMGTAGRTFKKLTGKLIPRITGLDPAKPCFRREKILPGLTRGDAKLVDIIHTNIGILAKRGPLGDVDFYPGGAHPIQPGCLTIGCSHTRAVEYFAESAYPHQEKNFMGKKCASWDELRKRDCSAGIVSPMGYRMNPQARGIYYVDVNGWPPYGRNSENTVDPRLKTCYLCRR; from the exons ATGAGGATTCTGTGTGGCATTGTTATCCTATTACGCCTCGGAGCATTGGGAGATATAGCTGTTGACGAAGAGGGAAGGTTGACGCGAAGCTGGTGGGATGCAGTGCCTAGACTTTTAACTGACATCGCCACCATTAAGGCGAACATACTCACAGCTGCTCCACTTGAATTGGCTTCCAACATAATTGATGCTGTGT GTTCTTCCACCCTCTTTATGGACAGAATCCCTGCGCAAATCACTCCGGACATAAGGAAGATGCATTTTCAGTACATGACGCCGTGCCAGAACTACAGTGTGCCCCTGCTGGAGGCCTCGAAGCTGTGGAAGCACTCTCGATTCAGCAAGGGACGTAAGGTGGTAATTCTGGCCACCGGATGGACCAACACCGTAAACGAATCCTCGGCCATTTCGATGATCTCTAAGGCATTCATGTGTCGTGGCGATGTGAATTTTGTG ATTGTAGATGCGGCTGACTATGTGGACACCTTCTACGCGTGGTCGGCGCTGAACACGGATTTAATTGGAGAGCATATTGGAGTTGGTCTGACCCACCTTATAGAGCTGACCCCACTTCGAAATATTCACTTGATTGGTGGGTTCATAAAGGAATCCTTTGTGTCCATAAATTCTGGTTCTGATTTCTTTGTAGGACATTCACTAGGAGCTCACATTATGGGCACTGCTGGTCGGACTTTTAAGAAGCTTACCGGAAAACTTATACCCAGGATAACTGGCTTGGATCCGGCCAAGCCATGTTTCAGGCGGGAAAAGATTCTGCCAGGATTGACGCGTGGCGATGCCAAGCTAGTGGACATAATCCACACCAACATTGGTATTTTGGCCAAGCGTGGACCCCTCGGTGATGTGGACTTCTATCCCGGCGGAGCACATCCCATCCAGCCAGGCTGCCTAACCATCGGATGCTCTCATACCCGAGCCGTTGAGTATTTCGCCGAGAGTGCATATCCACACCAAGAGAAGAACTTTATGGGCAAGAAGTGCGCTTCTTGGGATGAGCTAAGAAAACGGGATTGTTCTGCTGGCATAGTTTCCCCGATGGGCTATCGAATGAATCCCCAAGCCAGGGGCATCTACTACGTAGATGTCAATGGCTGGCCCCCTTACGGCCGAAACTCGGAGAACACTGTTGATCCTAGGCTTAAAACGTGCTACTTGTGCCGGAGGTGA
- the Prim2 gene encoding DNA primase subunit 2, with translation MEFGLKKRARHEVKVEVASLETKYPHNVMLYHYPPTEDVHIDEFEELALERLRLLRVLDRASTRNLRVLSDEWKEIVSADLTREGLRSYLRLCSTGGSAKHEADIQTRRRDYLSHFILRLAYCRSEDLARWFVAREMELFRYKFAALSSFEVKQFLEANGFEIHPLTEAQKDEVKDGLYESTVGQSVAKIELLDFYKVPFTQVLDLVRGRRCFLKAGYAYVNTHDLVSLVGTKQQDEIEQGLQAAKTMVEDVEADERISRTLKALHNSYTGRDYTVCRDAAVPIESLDQLSKTSMPLCMRMCHEHIRANHHIKHSGRMQYGLFLKGIGVALEDSLRFWREEFTKKMDADKFTRSYEYNIYHNYGKKGSMVNYTPYSCAKIIKDVAGPGDCHGCPYKNMDQGSLKTKLSSYGLSASAIDEVMFFVSRGHYQIGCGKYFQLTHNSPVEPSINHPNNYFEESQIAMGNRQKRANGSAPPKARIRPDIKGHGDRSMLMGDDDDELWRIAETQERIMQSQKDISEAFNDDLDLTQIDY, from the coding sequence ATGGAGTTTGGTCTGAAGAAACGCGCGAGACATGAGGTGAAGGTGGAGGTGGCCAGCCTGGAAACCAAGTACCCGCACAACGTCATGCTGTACCACTATCCGCCGACGGAGGACGTGCACATAGACGAATTCGAGGAGCTGGCTCTAGAGCGCTTGCGCCTTCTCCGCGTCCTGGATCGCGCAAGCACCCGGAACCTGCGCGTGCTCTCAGATGAATGGAAGGAAATCGTGAGTGCGGACCTGACCCGCGAGGGATTGCGCAGCTATTTAAGGCTCTGCTCCACCGGCGGAAGCGCCAAGCACGAGGCGGATATCCAGACCCGCAGGCGGGACTATCTTTCGCACTTCATCTTGCGGCTGGCCTACTGCCGCTCCGAGGACCTTGCGCGCTGGTTCGTGGCCCGCGAAATGGAGCTCTTCCGGTACAAATTCGCTGCACTTAGCAGCTTCGAGGTGAAGCAGTTCCTTGAGGCCAACGGCTTTGAGATTCACCCCCTCACCGAGGCCCAGAAGGACGAAGTCAAGGACGGCCTGTACGAGAGCACGGTCGGACAGAGCGTGGCGAAGATCGAGCTGTTGGACTTCTACAAGGTGCCCTTCACCCAGGTGCTCGATCTGGTGCGCGGACGTCGCTGCTTTTTAAAGGCTGGCTACGCCTATGTTAACACCCACGACCTGGTGTCCCTAGTGGGCACCAAGCAGCAGGACGAGATCGAGCAAGGCCTGCAGGCTGCTAAGACTATGGTGGAGGATGTAGAAGCCGACGAGCGCATCTCCCGCACACTTAAAGCTCTACATAACTCGTATACCGGTAGGGATTACACCGTTTGTCGGGATGCAGCTGTGCCCATCGAGTCGCTCGATCAGCTCTCCAAGACCTCCATGCCGTTGTGTATGCGCATGTGCCACGAGCACATTCGTGCCAACCATCACATAAAACATAGCGGCCGAATGCAATACGGCCTGTTTCTCAAAGGAATTGGCGTGGCACTGGAGGATTCGCTGCGCTTCTGGCGCGAAGAGTTTACCAAGAAAATGGACGCGGATAAGTTTACACGCAGCTACGAGTACAATATTTACCATAACTACGGAAAGAAGGGTTCCATGGTCAACTACACACCCTACTCGTGCGCCAAGATTATCAAGGATGTGGCGGGGCCGGGCGATTGCCACGGCTGTCCGTATAAGAACATGGATCAGGGCTCGTTGAAAACCAAGCTGTCCTCCTATGGCCTGTCAGCCAGTGCCATCGACGAGGTGATGTTCTTTGTGTCCCGCGGTCACTATCAAATTGGATGCGGCAAGTACTTCCAACTTACCCACAATTCACCCGTCGAGCCGAGCATCAATCACCCCAACAACTACTTCGAGGAGAGCCAGATAGCGATGGGCAACCGGCAGAAGCGCGCCAATGGTTCTGCTCCGCCCAAGGCCAGAATCCGTCCAGATATCAAGGGCCATGGGGATCGGTCCATGCTGATGggtgacgatgacgatgagtTGTGGCGAATCGCGGAAACCCAGGAGCGTATCATGCAGAGCCAAAAGGACATATCCGAGGCCTTCAATGATGATCTAGATCTTACGCAAATCGATTACTAA
- the Toll-9 gene encoding Toll-9, isoform B, with protein sequence MCPKYIWDVIVLVCLFLGNVREAYTEFSIQDGLIIEPDSATTSSEEAEEVSKERTDLKSLMLKYESDDGNSCLLDLIKDEVIWWQFPNGTLRDSTKKYAHKLYLDLSHGNLKDDSDLFREAKLSRKVTIWRTEVFSAAFNTLTAAPFRTLYSMRESLKLLSLRGNNFAELIPDAEAQSIAWATFPKMPRLVELDISNCSIEYVSKEAFRNVSNLRRLFMSDNKIMTISHDTFYYVQGVQYLDLSFTNFLTYSYQLQLPTLEMALSLIYGLKIQQNVFKYLPELIYLDLSHSKMTRNSAVAFAHLGDKLKFLSLCYTAIPMVSSTIFKNTVLEGLDLSGNPYLSYNIIDDAFDGIANTLKYLYFERSNIKDLEWSKSLKNLQVLGLAGNNINALTPAMFQSLESLEILDLSSNHVGNWYRSAFHNNSALRVLNLRSNTINMLSNEMLKDFERLDYLSLGDNDFICDCHLRAVVEVAAANNKDADCSYRLLNYSQNAVGEEVISLAESLIIDRKLWQSRYIPWLQRSYSNIREFNRANHIIKLRFSSEDYMVAKCSAAQPYHLGDLDGDLTLKFQLLDYEASQYYCFNNTDQLQVDELNCQIRSMSDLAEELHHVTNTVIAVMGSLVGACILGFIIYLKRWHIHYYYSSLKSAALLSSASKESVNKFTNISQRDPSAVYDIFISYCQNDRTWVLNELLPNVEETGDVSICLHERDFQIGVTILDNIISCMDRSYSLMLIISSKFLLSHWCQFEMYLAQHRIFEVSKEHLILVFLEDIPRRKRPKTLQYLMDVKTYIKWPTAKEDRKLFWKRLKRSLEVIGINSREISV encoded by the exons ATGTGTCCAAAATATATATGGGATGTGATCGTATTAGTATGCCTGTTCCTTGGAAACGTAAGGGAAGCATACACCGAGTTTTCGATCCAGGATGGCTTGATAATAGAACCAGATTCAGCCACAACATCCAGCGAAGAGGCCGAAGAGGTCAGCAAGGAGAGAACGGACCTCAAATCCCTCATGTTGAAGTACGAATCGGATGATGGGAACAGTTGTCTGCTGGATCTGATCAAGGACGAGGTGATATGGTGGCAGTTTCCCAACGGAACCCTCAGGGACAGCACAAAGAAATACG CGCACAAATTGTATTTGGATCTATCCCACGGTAATCTTAAGGACGACTCTGACCTATTCCGAGAAGCGAAACTTTCGAGGAAGGTTACCATTTGGAGGACAGAAGTCTTCTCGGCCGCATTCAATACGTTGACTGCAGCTCCGTTCAGGACGCTCTACTCCATGAGGGAATCCTTGAAGCTTTTATCGCTGCGAGGAAATAACTTTGCTGAACTGATTCCAGATGCTGAAG CCCAATCTATAGCCTGGGCCACTTTTCCAAAGATGCCCCGACTTGTGGAGCTGGACATCAGCAACTGCAGCATCGAGTACGTGAGCAAGGAGGCGTTCCGGAATGTCAGCAATCTGCGGAGGCTCTTCATGTCGGACAACAAGATCATGACGATAAGCCACGACACTTTCTACTACGTCCAGGGAGTGCAGTATCTCGACCTGTCCTTCACTAACTTCCTGACCTATAGCTACCAACTGCAGTTGCCCACTCTGGAAATGGCCTTAAGCCTGATATACGGCCTGAAGATCCAGCAGAACGTGTTCAAATATCTGCCGGAACTGATTTACCTGGACCTCTCCCACTCGAAAATGACCAGGAATAGTGCGGTGGCTTTTGCCCATCTGGGGGATAAGCTGAAGTTCCTCAGTCTGTGCTACACTGCCATTCCCATGGTGAGCAGTACCATCTTCAAGAATACGGTTCTGGAGGGCCTCGACTTGTCCGGAAACCCCTACCTATCCTACAACATCATCGACGACGCCTTCGATGGCATCGCTAACACTCTGAAGTATTTGTACTTCGAGCGATCGAATATTAAGGATTTAGAGTGGTCCAAGTCGTTGAAGAACCTTCAGGTGTTGGGCCTCGCGGGTAACAACATCAACGCTCTCACTCCCGCCATGTTTCAGTCTCTGGAGTCCCTGGAGATCCTCGACTTGAGCTCGAACCATGTGGGCAATTGGTACCGCAGTGCCTTCCACAACAACTCCGCCCTAAGGGTTTTGAACCTGAGAAGCAACACCATCAACATGCTGTCCAACGAGATGTTGAAGGACTTTGAGCGATTGGATTACCTTAGTCTCGGGGACAACGACTTTATTTGCGACTGCCATTTGAGAGCGGTGGTGGAGGTGGCGGCCGCCAATAATAAAGATGCAGACTGCTCCTATAGACTGCTGAACTATAGTCAGAATGCCGTAGGTGAGGAGGTAATATCTCTGGCGGAGTCACTAATTATAGATCGCAAGCTATGGCAGAGTCGCTATATTCCCTGGCTGCAGAGAAGTTACTCCAACATCAGGGAGTTCAATCGCGCGAATCATATAATCAAGCTGCGCTTCTCCTCCGAGGACTACATGGTAGCCAAGTGCTCCGCGGCCCAGCCATACCACTTAGGGGACCTTGACGGAGATCTTACCCTAAAATTTCAGCTGCTCGACTACGAGGCCAGTCAGTATTACTGCTTCAACAACACCGATCAGCTCCAGGTGGATGAGCTCAACTGCCAGATCAGGTCGATGAGTGACCTCGCCGAGGAGTTGCACCACGTTACGAACACAGTGATCGCAGTCATGGGCAGCTTAGTTGGCGCTTGCATCCTGGGATTTATAATTTATCTGAAGCGCTGGCACATCCACTACTATTACTCTTCCCTGAAGTCCGCTGCCTTGTTGTCCAGTGCGTCCAAGGAGTCGGTGAATAAATTCACAAACATATCCCAGAGAGATCCCAGTGCCGTCTACGATATCTTCATCAGCTACTGCCAGAATGATCGGACCTGGGTGCTCAATGAACTGCTGCCGAACGTGGAGGAAACTGGGGATGTGTCCATTTGTCTGCATGAAAGAGATTTTCAG ATTGGAGTGACCATCCTAGATAACATCATCTCCTGCATGGATCGCTCGTATTCCCTTATGCTGATCATATCCTCCAAGTTCCTGTTGAGTCATTGGTGTCAATTTGAAATGTATTTGGCACAGCATCG CATCTTTGAGGTCAGCAAGGAGCACTTGATCCTGGTTTTTCTGGAGGACATTCCACGGCGAAAGCGACCCAAGACTTTGCAATATCTCATGGATGTGAAAACGTATATAAAGTGGCCGACGGCCAAGGAGGATCGAAAGCTGTTTTGGAAACGTCTGAAGAGATCCCTGGAGGTCATAGGGATCAACTCCAGAGAGATCAGTGTTTAG
- the Toll-9 gene encoding Toll-9, isoform A, whose product MCPKYIWDVIVLVCLFLGNVREAYTEFSIQDGLIIEPDSATTSSEEAEEVSKERTDLKSLMLKYESDDGNSCLLDLIKDEVIWWQFPNGTLRDSTKKYAHKLYLDLSHGNLKDDSDLFREAKLSRKVTIWRTEVFSAAFNTLTAAPFRTLYSMRESLKLLSLRGNNFAELIPDAEDFARFVNESRLEASNSVPHHCELLLLHNTTDLYDRECYLYFNNNTNMGQSITTGRNYTNFIKVLKDRFDQHGSSSQSIAWATFPKMPRLVELDISNCSIEYVSKEAFRNVSNLRRLFMSDNKIMTISHDTFYYVQGVQYLDLSFTNFLTYSYQLQLPTLEMALSLIYGLKIQQNVFKYLPELIYLDLSHSKMTRNSAVAFAHLGDKLKFLSLCYTAIPMVSSTIFKNTVLEGLDLSGNPYLSYNIIDDAFDGIANTLKYLYFERSNIKDLEWSKSLKNLQVLGLAGNNINALTPAMFQSLESLEILDLSSNHVGNWYRSAFHNNSALRVLNLRSNTINMLSNEMLKDFERLDYLSLGDNDFICDCHLRAVVEVAAANNKDADCSYRLLNYSQNAVGEEVISLAESLIIDRKLWQSRYIPWLQRSYSNIREFNRANHIIKLRFSSEDYMVAKCSAAQPYHLGDLDGDLTLKFQLLDYEASQYYCFNNTDQLQVDELNCQIRSMSDLAEELHHVTNTVIAVMGSLVGACILGFIIYLKRWHIHYYYSSLKSAALLSSASKESVNKFTNISQRDPSAVYDIFISYCQNDRTWVLNELLPNVEETGDVSICLHERDFQIGVTILDNIISCMDRSYSLMLIISSKFLLSHWCQFEMYLAQHRIFEVSKEHLILVFLEDIPRRKRPKTLQYLMDVKTYIKWPTAKEDRKLFWKRLKRSLEVIGINSREISV is encoded by the exons ATGTGTCCAAAATATATATGGGATGTGATCGTATTAGTATGCCTGTTCCTTGGAAACGTAAGGGAAGCATACACCGAGTTTTCGATCCAGGATGGCTTGATAATAGAACCAGATTCAGCCACAACATCCAGCGAAGAGGCCGAAGAGGTCAGCAAGGAGAGAACGGACCTCAAATCCCTCATGTTGAAGTACGAATCGGATGATGGGAACAGTTGTCTGCTGGATCTGATCAAGGACGAGGTGATATGGTGGCAGTTTCCCAACGGAACCCTCAGGGACAGCACAAAGAAATACG CGCACAAATTGTATTTGGATCTATCCCACGGTAATCTTAAGGACGACTCTGACCTATTCCGAGAAGCGAAACTTTCGAGGAAGGTTACCATTTGGAGGACAGAAGTCTTCTCGGCCGCATTCAATACGTTGACTGCAGCTCCGTTCAGGACGCTCTACTCCATGAGGGAATCCTTGAAGCTTTTATCGCTGCGAGGAAATAACTTTGCTGAACTGATTCCAGATGCTGAAG ACTTTGCTCGATTTGTAAACGAGTCCCGCTTGGAGGCTAGTAACTCGGTACCACACCATTGTGAACTACTACTTTTACACAATACCACCGATCTGTATGATCGGGAATGCTATCTATACTTtaacaacaacacaaacatGGGACAATCAATCACAACCGGTAGAAACTATACGAACTTTATTAAGGTCTTAAAAGATCGGTTCGATCAGCACGGAAGTTCAT CCCAATCTATAGCCTGGGCCACTTTTCCAAAGATGCCCCGACTTGTGGAGCTGGACATCAGCAACTGCAGCATCGAGTACGTGAGCAAGGAGGCGTTCCGGAATGTCAGCAATCTGCGGAGGCTCTTCATGTCGGACAACAAGATCATGACGATAAGCCACGACACTTTCTACTACGTCCAGGGAGTGCAGTATCTCGACCTGTCCTTCACTAACTTCCTGACCTATAGCTACCAACTGCAGTTGCCCACTCTGGAAATGGCCTTAAGCCTGATATACGGCCTGAAGATCCAGCAGAACGTGTTCAAATATCTGCCGGAACTGATTTACCTGGACCTCTCCCACTCGAAAATGACCAGGAATAGTGCGGTGGCTTTTGCCCATCTGGGGGATAAGCTGAAGTTCCTCAGTCTGTGCTACACTGCCATTCCCATGGTGAGCAGTACCATCTTCAAGAATACGGTTCTGGAGGGCCTCGACTTGTCCGGAAACCCCTACCTATCCTACAACATCATCGACGACGCCTTCGATGGCATCGCTAACACTCTGAAGTATTTGTACTTCGAGCGATCGAATATTAAGGATTTAGAGTGGTCCAAGTCGTTGAAGAACCTTCAGGTGTTGGGCCTCGCGGGTAACAACATCAACGCTCTCACTCCCGCCATGTTTCAGTCTCTGGAGTCCCTGGAGATCCTCGACTTGAGCTCGAACCATGTGGGCAATTGGTACCGCAGTGCCTTCCACAACAACTCCGCCCTAAGGGTTTTGAACCTGAGAAGCAACACCATCAACATGCTGTCCAACGAGATGTTGAAGGACTTTGAGCGATTGGATTACCTTAGTCTCGGGGACAACGACTTTATTTGCGACTGCCATTTGAGAGCGGTGGTGGAGGTGGCGGCCGCCAATAATAAAGATGCAGACTGCTCCTATAGACTGCTGAACTATAGTCAGAATGCCGTAGGTGAGGAGGTAATATCTCTGGCGGAGTCACTAATTATAGATCGCAAGCTATGGCAGAGTCGCTATATTCCCTGGCTGCAGAGAAGTTACTCCAACATCAGGGAGTTCAATCGCGCGAATCATATAATCAAGCTGCGCTTCTCCTCCGAGGACTACATGGTAGCCAAGTGCTCCGCGGCCCAGCCATACCACTTAGGGGACCTTGACGGAGATCTTACCCTAAAATTTCAGCTGCTCGACTACGAGGCCAGTCAGTATTACTGCTTCAACAACACCGATCAGCTCCAGGTGGATGAGCTCAACTGCCAGATCAGGTCGATGAGTGACCTCGCCGAGGAGTTGCACCACGTTACGAACACAGTGATCGCAGTCATGGGCAGCTTAGTTGGCGCTTGCATCCTGGGATTTATAATTTATCTGAAGCGCTGGCACATCCACTACTATTACTCTTCCCTGAAGTCCGCTGCCTTGTTGTCCAGTGCGTCCAAGGAGTCGGTGAATAAATTCACAAACATATCCCAGAGAGATCCCAGTGCCGTCTACGATATCTTCATCAGCTACTGCCAGAATGATCGGACCTGGGTGCTCAATGAACTGCTGCCGAACGTGGAGGAAACTGGGGATGTGTCCATTTGTCTGCATGAAAGAGATTTTCAG ATTGGAGTGACCATCCTAGATAACATCATCTCCTGCATGGATCGCTCGTATTCCCTTATGCTGATCATATCCTCCAAGTTCCTGTTGAGTCATTGGTGTCAATTTGAAATGTATTTGGCACAGCATCG CATCTTTGAGGTCAGCAAGGAGCACTTGATCCTGGTTTTTCTGGAGGACATTCCACGGCGAAAGCGACCCAAGACTTTGCAATATCTCATGGATGTGAAAACGTATATAAAGTGGCCGACGGCCAAGGAGGATCGAAAGCTGTTTTGGAAACGTCTGAAGAGATCCCTGGAGGTCATAGGGATCAACTCCAGAGAGATCAGTGTTTAG